The Methylomonas montana DNA window CCTGCAAGGCGAGCTTGGCGTTACTGTTCCAGCCGACGGCATCGTTGACGTCGAGGTCGCCGTCGGAACCGCTGCCCTGGGTCGACTGGATGATGATGTTCGCCGCATCGTTGGAGAGGAAACCGGCTAGTTGGGTAGCGGTCATGTCGCCGCCGCTGTTGGCGATGGTGTAACCGTCGGGATCGATCAACCAGGTGCCGTTCTTGCCGCTAGCAGCCTTGGCGGTGATAACGGCGCTGTCGGCGATCTTGACATGTTCGCCGCTGGTCTCGATGAAACCGCCATCGCCGCCGCCCGACGCCGAAGCATCCAAGGTGCCGGCGATGTTGGCGGTGCCGCCGTAGGCATAGGCGACGATTTCGCCCTTGAGGTCGGCTAGCGTGCGCGCCTGTACCAAGCCATCGTTGTTCACCTGGCTGCCGAGCAGTTCGTCGACCGCGCGGGCGGTGAGGAATATCTTGCCGCCATCGGCGTAGATTGCCTCCCGGTTCTCTACCAGTGCATCGAGTGCGCCCTGGTCGATGCTCACGCTCAGCAGCGAGTCGCCGTTGAAGTTGAGGGTGATCCGCTCGCCAGCGCTCAGCGCCGCCGTGCCACGGGTAGCGAGGATCACGCCCTGGTTCAACGCCTCCTTGCCCAGCAGCGCCACGTAGCCGCCGTCGGCCGCGCTGAGGGTGCCCATGTTGATCACCGATCCGCTGCCGCCGCTACCCTGAAACACGTAGCGGCCGGCTTCGAAGTCTTCGTTGCGGATGTCCAGCGTGCTGGCCACCAGCCCGGCGGCATTGACGCTGCTGCCCTTGGTAAACAAGACGCCGTTGGAATTGATCAGGAAGATCTGGCCGTTGGCGTGGAGCGCCCCTTCGATCAGGCTCCGTTCGTTACCCAGCACGCGGTTGAGGGTGATCGAAGACGAATCCGGCTGCTGGAAGTTGACGGTTTCGCCACGACCCACCGAAAAGCCCTGCCAGTTGATAGTCGCCTTTTGCGTGTGCTGGGTGATGTTGGTCGCCGCGTCAGTCTGGCCGATCACCGCGCTGCCGCTGACGACCACGCCGTCCGTGGGGGCAGCAAGCAGCGGCATGGGGCCCAGAGCCAGCGCCGTCGAAATAGCAAGCGTAAGTTTGTTGTGCGAGAACGGTTCGCGTCCGTGCTGAATTTTAATCATTCGTTATAACCTATGGTATATAACGACTAAATTAGCAACATGTATGCCAGTAAAATACGTTATGCCTACGATCAATGATATGTCACTCGGAAACCCGTCTACCCATTTGTCTTTTTCGAACCGAAAAGCCTGTGTCTCAGCACATCGCCGGCTTTTTCCGACCTCGGCGGTCAATATTCGTTATGTACCATTGTTTACAACGAAGGCGTGCTCGTCCTAACATTGTTGTTAAGCTAACAATCAACGGTATACCGGTAGCGTTTCTTATGATGCCGCCGTTTGATCTCGGACTTGTTAACGCTTTATGAAAACCTGATCGGCTTTAGCGAACGCTGATCCTTATCCCTCTCGACGGACCGCCACAGCAACCCACAAACTGCCACGACGACGTCCGTGCAAAGCGGGTCGGGCCAAATTTGTATTACGTTTCGCGAAACTGTCATCGAATAATCACAAGTTCATCATAAAAATCCCCTAATCTCCCGGCTTTAAGCAGTGCGCTGGACTTTTCTCAACCGACCCACAATCAAGTAACCCGCTCCGAAAATCGGGGCAGTGGGAATATTTAACGGAGCAATTGAATGTTTAGTAAATCGTTTCTTGCCGCGGCCATCCTGTCGGCCTTAACTGCCCAAGCCGGAGCTTCCGATCTGAATGCAAACGGCACCCATCATGAGCTGGCGACAGACGATCAAACCCGGCACGGCAAACCGGCAACCACCACGATCAAAATCGTCGCTTTCAACGACTTCCACGGTCAAATGGAATCGCCGGGTACTTTTCGTCAAACTCCGACCAGCCCCCAATCAACCAACATCCCGGTTGGCGGCGTGGACTGGATGGCAGGCTATGTTGAAAACTTGAAAAGCGAAAACCCCAATACCGTGGTAGTTTCAGCCGGCGACATCATCGGCGCAACGCCGCTGATTTCGGCGTTGTTTCATGATGAAGGCACCATCGAAACGATGAACCGCCTCGGCTTGGACTTCAACGCGGTGGGTAACCATGAATTCGACGAAGGCAAGGACGAGCTGAAACGCATGCAAACCGGCGGTTGCCACCCATCCGACCCTAATTCCTGCCAGGGCGCGTCGGTCGGCACACCGGTGCCCTTCGAAGGCGCGGATTTCAAATTTTTGGCTGCCAATGTCATCGAAACCGAAACCGGCAACACTATTTTCCCGTCATACGCCATCAAAGAGGTGGGCGGCGTCAAAGTGGCTTTTATCGGCATGACTTTAAAAGAAACGCCCACTATCGTGACGCCAAGCGGCGTCGCCGGCCTGCAATTTGCCGACGAGGCCGCGACCGTGAACGCGCTGATTCCTAAGATTCGGGCCCAAGGCGTTAAGGCGGTGGTCGTGCTGATCCACCAAGGCGGAACCGTACCGCTTACCCAAAGCGCTGCAACCATCAACTCGTGCGAGGGCGAACTGGAAGGCTCGCCGATCAAAGCTATTGTTAATCAGTTAAGTAATGCGGTCGATTTGGTTATTTCCGGACACACCCATCAAGCCTATAACTGCCAGATTGCCAACGAGGAGGGACGCCTGATTTCAGTGACCAGTGCCAATTCTCAAGGCCGGGTACTGACCGATATTGATGTCGCGATCAACACCGCCAACGGCGAAGTCAGCGGCGTCAGTGCGAAAAACATTGTGGTCGATCGCAACAACACTGCCGTCACACCCAACGCGGACATTAAAAACATCGTGGATGGTTACAAACTGATTGCTACCCCCATTGCCAACCGGGTGATCGGTACGATCAAGAGCTCAATCACCCGAGCTGCCACTGCTGCCGGCGAATCCGCCTTGGGCGACGTAATTGCCGACGCACAACTACTGGCCACCAGCAAACCTGGTTTCGGCGAAGCGGTGGCATCGTTCATGAACCCCGGCGGCATCCGTGCCGATCTAAGCTATGCCTCCAGCGCAGTGGGCGAAGGCGACGGCAAGGTCACTTACGCCGAAGCCTTTACCGTACAACCCTTCGGCAATACCTTGGTGACCTTGACCTTGACTGGCGCGCAAATTCACAGCTTGCTGGAACAACAATTCACCGGTTGCACAGAGGGCTATCCGGCCGGTGCGCCCACTGGCGGACAAGCTTTCAACCGTATCCTGCAAGTCTCCAACGGCTTCAGCTACACATGGCAGGAAAAAGGCACGCCTTGCGATAACGTCGATCCGGCCAGCATCAAGATCAACGGCGTCGTGGTCGATCCTGCCGTCAGCTACCGGATTACCGTCAACAATTTCATGGCCGACGGCGGCGATCAATATTATGTGTTGACGCAGGGCACTAACCGCCTGGGTGGCGCGCTGGATCTGGATGCGTTGGAAAACTATTTCACCGTCAACGGCGTCGTCGAGCCCGGTCCACGGAATCGTATCTTGCTGGCGCCATAAGCGATTGTAGTTGTAAGCTCTGTAGTACTTAGCCCGCCGGTTTGCAATACGGCGGGCTTTTTTTTTGCGTCGCATTCGCCAACTGGAACACTGCCCGCACGCGCCTGCCGAACCGAATGCATTTGCAGCTGAAGCTACCGCGCCGATCTCAATACGCGGGTTTCAAAACGAGTATCTTGCCCATCGTCTGTAAACCCACCGACTCCTCCAGCGCCCATCCGGACTTCTCGAAAAGCCCGCGCCATTCGCCAAGCGTTCTTTCCCGGCCTCGGGTGTTCACGAACATCTGCATATCGAACGCCGCACTGGCAAAATCCGCCTTTGATTCCGCGACCACCATTTCCAGCAATGCAATCCGGGCACCGCTACCGGCACTGGCCGTAGCCAGATTGTGCAGCACTTTCAAGCAATTCTCGTCGCCCATGCCGTGCAGCACGGCGCTTAATAAATAGATGTCTTTGCCGCTCTTGGCCGGGGGAACCGCTTCGAGCAGGTCTCCAGCCTGGAAACTCAAACGGGACAGCAGCTCTGGCGGCTGCTTGCCGGCCCAATCGCTTGCCGCCGTTTGAATCACCTGCTCCCGGTCGAACACTAAAGCCGTTAGCTGCGGATGCCGTTTCAAGATCGCCAAAGCCTTACTGCCTTTCGAGCCGCCTACATCGATGATGCGCTCGAAGCGTCCCCAATCGAAATCGTCGGCAAAACAGTCGCCGGTCAAGGCCTCGACACTATCCATCGCGCGGGCAAACAGCGCATCGAATTCGGCATGCTGGTCCATGTAGGCATATAGCTCGCGGCCATGAGCCAGTTGAAACGGCACCGCTCCGCCGCGCAGCCCCTGCTCCAGCTGTTCATACCAAGGCCGGCTCATTGCCGTCGAGTTATGCATCAACACCATCGCTCTGACATTGTGCGGATGATCTTCACGCAAATGCTCAGATAGTGCGTTGTTTTTAAAAACCCTGGGCGATACTTCTGCGAAGATGCCCAGCGCCGCCAACATGCGCAGCAATCTATAAACGGCATCAGGCTGAGCCGAGACCCGTTCCGCGATCACTTCGATTGCGAGCTGTTGATTGCCCAACACCGTGGCGATGTCCAGACGCACGGCAACATAAAGCGCGCGCGACTGCCAAAACGCCGAGCCGATCTGGATCAACCGAAACGGCGCCGGCATCAACTTATTGGGAAGCTGTTGCAGCCAAACGGCAAACTTCATCAGCTTGGCAAAGCGCCTCACCGCGCCAGCATTTTTTTGGAACGACATGTATTGCCTCCTCTTATTGTTCTTTGGCCGGCGCCAAGCCGGCGGCAAACAAGTGGCCATTGAATGCCGCCAATCGTTCAAGGAATGCGGCGTCCATGGGCTGGCCCATCTGCTCCTCGAAAAAATCTTTCAGCAGCATCGGCATCATCGCCAAACTGACGAATGCCATCCGTATGATGTCGGGGTCCGATGCCGACCCGATTTGTCCAGCCGATTTGAGCTCGTTGACCTTTTTGGCGCCTCGGCTGCGGCCGCGTTCCAATAGCTGTTGAATGAAACGCCGGCCCGGCCCTTGGTTTAATGCCAGCACTTTCAGGATCAACTTTGGGAATTCCGGTTGCTGGGACATCGTCCGGTAATACAATTCGAGGAAATCCTTAACGCCATCCAGCGTATCCAACAGCGGCCCGTCCAATACGTTCAACAGCGGATTCAAGGTTTCCCGGATCATCTCCTCGTACAAACCTTCCTTGTTGCCGAAGTAATAACGGATCATCGAGACGTTAGCGTCGGCCTTTTCCGCGATCAGCCGGGTCGTGACTTTGTGGTAATCATCGGACAAAAAACTGTCCAGAGCGGCTTTCAACAAGCGTTCGCGGACGGGATCGGGCACAATCGCCTCGGCGGTATCAATCATCGCATTCTCCAAATTCAGATAGTGAATTTAGATTAGCAATTGCCGGTCGGCGTCTCCAGCAGTTTCGTCAATCAATTTGGCGGGTTTGATTGACCGAGGCCAAAGTTATCAAAGAAGACTTGGATTGTCCTCTTGTCGCGATAACGGTGATTGAATGGTATGGGCATCGCCGCATAAGCGATCTGTCGGCATATCGTCTTTCAGCATCACGCCGGAAACCCCGCGCATCAAGGCTTGATTACCGAGATAGGCCAGTTTGGCGGCAGCGGCTGGGTAGGACAAACCGTCCGGCGGGCGGATATTGGAGATGCAGTTGCGCTCCGCATCGGTATTGCCGATTTTCGGCGCGTAGGTCAAATAAGCGCCCAAGCTGTCGGCAGCGCTAAGGCCCGGACGCTCACCGACGATGATGACCACCAACCGCGCCTTCAATAACGCGCCTATTTGATCCGCTAGCGCCACCCGAGCGTTGGCTACCAGACAGATCGGTCCGAGCGTTAACGAGCTACTCCGGTAAGCGGCAACCACTGCTTCCAACAAGGCCAAACCATGACGATCCAAAGCCGTCGACGACAAGCCATTGCTGACGATCAAAGCCACGTCGACCGCTTGAGTGCAGCGAGTCTCCAGCAATTGCCGGCTCGATTCGGCAAGGCAACGGCCACGGTCAGGACGTTGCAGATACTGCTGCCGACTGGCAACCGGCGTCGCCAAAATCAACGTTTCCAATCCCAGCCTCTCCACGCGCTCGGCAAATCCGGCCACGTCCCAGGGTTGATGCACCGCATCCCGCGCCGCGGCGTGGGCGAGCTGAAAATCCAGTAGCGCGGCGGTCGGCAGGCCGCAGCCGACGCGGCCCTGGGCGATGCGGGCCTGGGTAAAACGGCGTAGGTTGTACCAGGAATCGTTCATCGCTACGCTGCCGGCAAACCGTGGAAATCGCTCAGCAGTGGCGCTGCAATCCGGCCGGACGCCAAACGGTTTTGATTGTCGAAAATACCCATCCGCTCCAGCCATGCCTCGAACTCCGGAGCCGGCCGCAAACCCAGCACTTGGCGCAGATACAGCGCGTCGTGAAACGACGTGCTTTGATACGCCAGCATCACGTCATCGGCGCCCGGTATACCCATGATGAAATTACAGCCGGCCACGCCCAACAGCGTCAACAGAGTGTCCATGTCGTTCTGATCGGCTTCGGCGTGGTTGGTATAACAAATGTCGCAGCCCATCGGCAAACCCAGCAGCTTGCCGCAGAAATGATCTTCCAGGCCGGCGCGGATGATCTGCTTGCCGTCGTACAAATATTCCGGGCCGATGAAACCGACCACGCTGTTGACCAGTAGCGGATCAAATTCCCTGGCGACCGCGTACGCCCGCGCCTCGCAGGTTTGAGCATCGACACCATGATGGGCGTTGGCGGACAACGCACTGCCCTGGCCGGTCTCGAAATACATCAATTGCTTGCCGACGCTGCCGCGGCCCAAGGCTTCGGCCATCGCCTTGGCTTCGTAGAGCATGGCCAAATCGATGCCGAAACTTCGGTTGGCCGCTTCGGTGCCGGCGATGGATTGGAACACCAAATCCACTGGCGCGCCGCGGCGCATCAGTTCCATGCTGGTCGTGACGTGGGACAGCACACAAGATTGAGTGGGAATTTGGTGATGATTGATGATCTCGTCGAGCAAATTCAACAAGGTGTAAACATTATCCAGATTGTCGGTGGCCGGATTGATACCGATCACCGCATCGCCGCTACCGTACAGCAGGCCGTCCAAAATACTAGCGGCAATGCCGCGCGGGTCATCGGTAGGATGGTTGGGTTGCAGGCGGGTGGACAGCCGGCCAGACAAGCCTACGGTATTACGAAAACGGCTGACCACACGCCGGCGGCGGGCCACGGCGATCAAGTCCTGGTTGCGCATGATCTTGCTGACCGCTGCGACCATTTCCGGCGTCAGCCCAGGCGAGATGGCTGCCAAATCGCCTCCGTCACTTAACAGCCAATCGCGAAACTCACCGACGCTCAACATTGCCACGGGTGAAAATGCCTCGGCATCGTGTCGTTCCAAGATCAGTCGCGACACCTCGTCCTGCTCCGATGCAATCAAAGGCTCTTCGATGAATTGCCGTAACGGCACATCCGCTAATAGCCGCTGAGCGACGGCACGCTCGACTTCCGATTCCGCCGCCAAGCCAGCCAGTTCATCGGCCGCTCGACGCGGCGAAGCCTTGGCCATCAAGGTGCGCAGATCGCGAAAACTAAAACTCTTGCCCTGTCCGGTTGCGGAATAGATCATAAGCCAAAAGGTACGGGATGATTCGGTAAAAACCGAGAATACGACAACTTTGTGACCGCTATGTGACGCTTTGCATATCGAAGCTGTGCTCGCGGGTTTAGTCATGGCTGTGCAATATTAAGGTAATACGCTGACATGATTAGCTACCTCAACCTCCAGCAGGCAATGCAAATGACCCCTCTTTATCCTGAACAAACCAGCCGTTTTGTTGGTTTTATACTGTTGACGCTGTCGCTGAGCTTGCGCTCGGCCGGTTTGTGCGCGGAACCCGCTAGCGCCGAGGTGTTGATCGTCGGCGCCGGCTTATCGGGTTTGAGTGCGGCTTATCATTTAAAAAAGGCCGGCAAATCCGCCCTGATTCTGGAAATGAGTCCGCATATCGGCGGCCGGATTCGTACCGCATCCTACGCCGATGGCGCTCATGCCGAAGTGGGCTTGGAAGAGTTCTGGGAAAATAATCCAGCTATCGAAATATTTCGGGAGCTGAATATGCCGATGGAAACCGCTTACAGCAGTTTTTCCAGTTTTTATTACCAAGGCAAACTGTATCCGTTTACCCAAGATTCCAATCCGGCATTCCTGGCGTCGGTGCTGGATGCCGACGAGTTGAAAGCTTACCAAAACTGGGACGCTAAAATGGTCGAGCTATACCGGCAACTGGATCGGCGCCCGCTACCGGACCACCTGTTAGCACTGAAAGAGACTTCCTTTGCCGACTGGATTAAAGACACCAGCGGCCTGCCGGCGAAGGCCCAGGCATTGATACGCATCGAAACAGAGCCGGAATATGCCACGTCCTGGCAAAAAATCAGCGCGCTGGATGGCATCGCCGAGTGGCATTACTTTTCCGGAAACGGTCTGGCGCCGCGCCATGTGGTCGGCGGCAACCAACGCGCGGCATTGGCGCTGGCCAAGTTTATCGGCACTGAGCGCATCCTGCTCAACCAACTGGTCACGCACATCAAGTCCACCGACAGCGGCGTGGAAGTCACCGCCACCGACCAAGGCAGTTTTAAGCAACAGGTGTTCCGCGCCAAATACGCGATTACCGCGATCCCTTTGTTCCGGCTCAACGACATCCAGTTCAGCCCGCCGTTGAGCGCCGAGCGCAAACAGGCTATCCAGACCCAATCCGCCGGCGCTTACTTTACCGCCCATCTGACGGTGGATAATGCCGCCAACAGTTTCTGGACCCATGCCGGCGAAAGCGTGCTGCCGATATTGACCGACGGACCGCTGGGAGTGATTTACGAAGGCGCCTCGAAGCCGGGCGAGGATGCGTTGTTGAATTTACTGGTGAGCGGGGCCGACGCGGAGCGCTTTAATTCGCGGATCAGCGATCCGGACCAGATTCAGGAAGCCTTGCTGGCGGCCTTTGACAAGCAATGGCCGGGTTTTCGGCAATCGGTGAAACAGATGAGTTTTTACCGCTACCACCCGCGCGCCATCGCCTCTTGGCCGGTAGGCCGCTCGCGCTTCGATAGCTTGTCGGAATCGTTGAGAAAGCCGCAAGGCCGAGTGTATTTTGCCGGTGACTTTACCGAGGATACGCATTCCAACGGCGCTTCGCAGTCGGCAATCCGGGTAGTAAAGGCTATTTTGCGGGAAGATTAACCAGCGACTATGCCGGCTGGCTGTAGCTACCACTCATATTGCCTAGAGTTTCCGCTGATCGCCACTTACCGGGTCCGAACCGACCTTTCATCAGACAAGA harbors:
- a CDS encoding flavin monoamine oxidase family protein, encoding MTPLYPEQTSRFVGFILLTLSLSLRSAGLCAEPASAEVLIVGAGLSGLSAAYHLKKAGKSALILEMSPHIGGRIRTASYADGAHAEVGLEEFWENNPAIEIFRELNMPMETAYSSFSSFYYQGKLYPFTQDSNPAFLASVLDADELKAYQNWDAKMVELYRQLDRRPLPDHLLALKETSFADWIKDTSGLPAKAQALIRIETEPEYATSWQKISALDGIAEWHYFSGNGLAPRHVVGGNQRAALALAKFIGTERILLNQLVTHIKSTDSGVEVTATDQGSFKQQVFRAKYAITAIPLFRLNDIQFSPPLSAERKQAIQTQSAGAYFTAHLTVDNAANSFWTHAGESVLPILTDGPLGVIYEGASKPGEDALLNLLVSGADAERFNSRISDPDQIQEALLAAFDKQWPGFRQSVKQMSFYRYHPRAIASWPVGRSRFDSLSESLRKPQGRVYFAGDFTEDTHSNGASQSAIRVVKAILRED
- the eutC gene encoding ethanolamine ammonia-lyase subunit EutC, with the translated sequence MNDSWYNLRRFTQARIAQGRVGCGLPTAALLDFQLAHAAARDAVHQPWDVAGFAERVERLGLETLILATPVASRQQYLQRPDRGRCLAESSRQLLETRCTQAVDVALIVSNGLSSTALDRHGLALLEAVVAAYRSSSLTLGPICLVANARVALADQIGALLKARLVVIIVGERPGLSAADSLGAYLTYAPKIGNTDAERNCISNIRPPDGLSYPAAAAKLAYLGNQALMRGVSGVMLKDDMPTDRLCGDAHTIQSPLSRQEDNPSLL
- a CDS encoding TetR/AcrR family transcriptional regulator, translating into MIDTAEAIVPDPVRERLLKAALDSFLSDDYHKVTTRLIAEKADANVSMIRYYFGNKEGLYEEMIRETLNPLLNVLDGPLLDTLDGVKDFLELYYRTMSQQPEFPKLILKVLALNQGPGRRFIQQLLERGRSRGAKKVNELKSAGQIGSASDPDIIRMAFVSLAMMPMLLKDFFEEQMGQPMDAAFLERLAAFNGHLFAAGLAPAKEQ
- a CDS encoding methyltransferase encodes the protein MSFQKNAGAVRRFAKLMKFAVWLQQLPNKLMPAPFRLIQIGSAFWQSRALYVAVRLDIATVLGNQQLAIEVIAERVSAQPDAVYRLLRMLAALGIFAEVSPRVFKNNALSEHLREDHPHNVRAMVLMHNSTAMSRPWYEQLEQGLRGGAVPFQLAHGRELYAYMDQHAEFDALFARAMDSVEALTGDCFADDFDWGRFERIIDVGGSKGSKALAILKRHPQLTALVFDREQVIQTAASDWAGKQPPELLSRLSFQAGDLLEAVPPAKSGKDIYLLSAVLHGMGDENCLKVLHNLATASAGSGARIALLEMVVAESKADFASAAFDMQMFVNTRGRERTLGEWRGLFEKSGWALEESVGLQTMGKILVLKPAY
- a CDS encoding bifunctional metallophosphatase/5'-nucleotidase → MFSKSFLAAAILSALTAQAGASDLNANGTHHELATDDQTRHGKPATTTIKIVAFNDFHGQMESPGTFRQTPTSPQSTNIPVGGVDWMAGYVENLKSENPNTVVVSAGDIIGATPLISALFHDEGTIETMNRLGLDFNAVGNHEFDEGKDELKRMQTGGCHPSDPNSCQGASVGTPVPFEGADFKFLAANVIETETGNTIFPSYAIKEVGGVKVAFIGMTLKETPTIVTPSGVAGLQFADEAATVNALIPKIRAQGVKAVVVLIHQGGTVPLTQSAATINSCEGELEGSPIKAIVNQLSNAVDLVISGHTHQAYNCQIANEEGRLISVTSANSQGRVLTDIDVAINTANGEVSGVSAKNIVVDRNNTAVTPNADIKNIVDGYKLIATPIANRVIGTIKSSITRAATAAGESALGDVIADAQLLATSKPGFGEAVASFMNPGGIRADLSYASSAVGEGDGKVTYAEAFTVQPFGNTLVTLTLTGAQIHSLLEQQFTGCTEGYPAGAPTGGQAFNRILQVSNGFSYTWQEKGTPCDNVDPASIKINGVVVDPAVSYRITVNNFMADGGDQYYVLTQGTNRLGGALDLDALENYFTVNGVVEPGPRNRILLAP
- a CDS encoding ethanolamine ammonia-lyase subunit EutB, with the translated sequence MIYSATGQGKSFSFRDLRTLMAKASPRRAADELAGLAAESEVERAVAQRLLADVPLRQFIEEPLIASEQDEVSRLILERHDAEAFSPVAMLSVGEFRDWLLSDGGDLAAISPGLTPEMVAAVSKIMRNQDLIAVARRRRVVSRFRNTVGLSGRLSTRLQPNHPTDDPRGIAASILDGLLYGSGDAVIGINPATDNLDNVYTLLNLLDEIINHHQIPTQSCVLSHVTTSMELMRRGAPVDLVFQSIAGTEAANRSFGIDLAMLYEAKAMAEALGRGSVGKQLMYFETGQGSALSANAHHGVDAQTCEARAYAVAREFDPLLVNSVVGFIGPEYLYDGKQIIRAGLEDHFCGKLLGLPMGCDICYTNHAEADQNDMDTLLTLLGVAGCNFIMGIPGADDVMLAYQSTSFHDALYLRQVLGLRPAPEFEAWLERMGIFDNQNRLASGRIAAPLLSDFHGLPAA